GGGGAGATACCCTTCTTCCTCGACAAGACAACCGCATGCGAGCTACTGGGCTGGCAGGGTGCACTCCAGTTGGCGGGTTACAACTGTTCGTGAGGTGAGATCAATGGACATTGAGGAGCTCCTATACAGAGTCGGTGAGCTTGTAGAGGACACGGTAAAGCGGCTTGGATCTTCGACAGTTCGTTTTCTGTTTCCCCGTCCTTCTAAAGTTCCTCCTAGTTCCAGTGCCTTAGTCCGCCTATTTAAAAAGGCCCTTACGCCGCATGAAATTTTGAGTTTGCGGGTGCAGTTAGCTTTCTTGGCATACCTGGTCGTTGCGCTGATTTTAGTCTTTCTAAATCTCCCCTGGATTTTCCTCGCTGTGAGTTTGCTCTATATCCTCTACCTCCGCTATCTTCTCGTGACATATCAGGAGTTTATTCTGGAATATTCCGCGTACAAGACCTTCTATTTTTGGCTGTCTATTATTGCAATTTTTGCCTACGGCGGGTACTTTGCGGTTAGAAAGTACGCCTTCAGCCCCTATCATTTTTACCTGTATATCCTTTTGGTCTTAGCTGTAGTACTGTCTTTCCGCTATTACTTCAAGTCCCGCTACGGCAGGGACTACACCTACGGTGTCGTTGAAGAAGTCAAGAACGACCTGGTTAAAGTCTTCGTCCACGACGACATAGCGGCAAACGTTAAACCCGGCTACTACTGGGTGCCAGCGGTTCCCGATGCGGAGCCAGGCCTCGTGGTTAAGCTCCTCGTTGAGGAGAGGGCGTTCAGGAGCGCTAGACCAGTGAGAATACTGGAAGTGTATCTAGAGAGTCAATCTTCCCAGACCGAGACCGAACCAAAGGAGGAGACCGAGTGAAGTATCAGGAGATATATCGAGTGCTCCGGCTCGATTAGGTTGGTCTTTGCGAAGCCTTCTCCTTCTTTTTCAATTCGGAGGGCTTCAACGCCTTTTTTCGTTGGTGTTATCGTGAGGGCCTCGTTTTCTTCCTCTAACTGGTAGCCAATTCCCTCGCATACTTTCCTCATGAATTTCTTAAATTCACACCATTTCTGTATTGAAGTATTATAATAAATTGTGTGTCCCATAATACATCAAAAAAGAGTAATTCTAAACTTTAAAAAGTTTTTGCCAAAACCCTCCGGGACATTTTTAACGGCTTTGACATAGGGATGTCGGTGGTTGTATGGAGGGAGTAGTTGAGTTTCTCAAGTACCTGATACTTCTCTACGGCGGCTTATTTGCAATAACAAATCCCGTGGGAGCAGTTCCCGTCTTTTTGAGCGTTACTCATGACCTGTCTTGGAGGGAGCGAAGGGAAATAGCGTCTAAGACCTCCATATCCGTAGTGGTGACCCTCGTGGTGTTCGCCCTCCTCGGGCAGTGGATATTCAAGTTCTTTGGCTCCAGCACCGACGCGTTTGCTATCGCCGGTGGGATACTCCTCTTCAGGATGGCCCTCGAGATGCTCTCTGGAAAGCTCTCGTCGGTAAAGATAAGCAACGAAGAAACCGAGGAGTTCAGCGAGGAAGTTGTAACGCTTGAGGAAGTGGCAATAATTCCGCTTGCAATCCCCCTTATCTCAGGCCCTGGAGCTATAACGACTGTGATGCTCTACATGGCCCAAAGCATGACCAACCTTCAGAGGCTCGCTGTGATCCTGACGATAGTCCTGATTGGGATCACCGTCTGGCTTGTCCTCTGCTCTGCCAACAGGATAAAGGCTCGGCTTGGGAGGGTTGGGATCAAGGTGATGACGAGGATGATGGGTTTGATCTTAACTTCGATGGCCGTTCAGATGATAATCAACGGCATAAAGGGTGCGTTTGGACTTTAGGACGTCAACGTTTATAACTCCCGCCTCCTACTAACACTGGAGGTACAAAAATGAAGGTTACCCTTGAAGTTACGTTTCGGATGGGCGGTGTCGATTTTAGAGGACACCGCTGGGATGGCGACACCTTAGTCTTTGAGTTCGAGCGCCGCGGAGATGCCTACATCCAGGTTCTCAGCGACAGAAAGGTTGAAGTCGATGTTGAGAAGAGGCCCAAAAAGGTCGTCGTTGAACTTCACACAAAGGAAGGTACGAAGACCTACGAGGCCTTTGAGCGGGACGGCGTTTACATGGCCGCGGAGCTTTGAGGTTGCGTATTTCTTGTGGGCCTCTCAAACTTTTTAAGTACGTGAACGTTAGCTCTTTCTGGTGGTGCCCATGTTCATGGCAGAGTTCAAGCTCCGCTTTGGAGACAGGAAGTGGTATGTAAGAAGAATAATCGAGGCTGAGAGCCTTGAAGAGG
This Thermococcus stetteri DNA region includes the following protein-coding sequences:
- a CDS encoding DUF2101 family protein encodes the protein MDIEELLYRVGELVEDTVKRLGSSTVRFLFPRPSKVPPSSSALVRLFKKALTPHEILSLRVQLAFLAYLVVALILVFLNLPWIFLAVSLLYILYLRYLLVTYQEFILEYSAYKTFYFWLSIIAIFAYGGYFAVRKYAFSPYHFYLYILLVLAVVLSFRYYFKSRYGRDYTYGVVEEVKNDLVKVFVHDDIAANVKPGYYWVPAVPDAEPGLVVKLLVEERAFRSARPVRILEVYLESQSSQTETEPKEETE
- a CDS encoding TonB-dependent receptor; its protein translation is MGHTIYYNTSIQKWCEFKKFMRKVCEGIGYQLEEENEALTITPTKKGVEALRIEKEGEGFAKTNLIEPEHSIYLLILHSVSSFGSVSVWED
- the snatA gene encoding neutral amino acid NAAT transporter SnatA encodes the protein MEGVVEFLKYLILLYGGLFAITNPVGAVPVFLSVTHDLSWRERREIASKTSISVVVTLVVFALLGQWIFKFFGSSTDAFAIAGGILLFRMALEMLSGKLSSVKISNEETEEFSEEVVTLEEVAIIPLAIPLISGPGAITTVMLYMAQSMTNLQRLAVILTIVLIGITVWLVLCSANRIKARLGRVGIKVMTRMMGLILTSMAVQMIINGIKGAFGL